From the genome of Methanobrevibacter smithii ATCC 35061, one region includes:
- a CDS encoding glycosyltransferase domain-containing protein translates to MTENNVDPYEVVKKRYESTVDSFVLSDLFQPTLESNQELIDDVKDNRLVIYTAFTGNYDELKEPEFIDENCDYVCFTENPDLESDTWEIVQMEKSTLDDNRKAKQYRLFTDKYFPEYKYSFWLDGTFKIVGSIREYIYKYAKSKMLVVVHPERDCIYDEAVMSMPFPRYSNYTMTKQVEKYRSEGMPEHYGLPATGALFRAHNDPEIISIMRQWWREVVNYTNQDQLSLPYVMWKNNFHPSVSDVYYWVNEYWSKEGSYQHNFEIEDYITSRNLIESLEGNIKDKNTLTKEEINLLFNDIDALRDEANALNIARDHWDRQIRGVRNSTSWKLTSKLRNMRNRGNND, encoded by the coding sequence ATGACTGAGAATAATGTTGACCCTTATGAAGTAGTTAAAAAGAGATATGAATCAACAGTAGACAGCTTTGTTTTAAGTGATTTATTCCAACCTACTTTAGAAAGCAATCAGGAATTAATTGATGATGTTAAAGATAACAGATTAGTTATTTACACAGCGTTTACAGGAAATTATGATGAATTGAAAGAACCTGAGTTTATTGATGAAAATTGTGATTATGTATGCTTTACAGAAAATCCTGATTTGGAATCTGACACATGGGAAATAGTTCAAATGGAAAAGTCAACATTGGATGATAACAGAAAAGCAAAACAATACAGGTTATTTACAGATAAATACTTCCCAGAGTATAAATACAGTTTTTGGTTAGATGGAACTTTTAAAATCGTTGGAAGTATCAGGGAGTACATTTACAAGTATGCAAAATCTAAAATGCTTGTTGTTGTTCATCCGGAAAGAGACTGTATTTATGACGAGGCAGTAATGTCAATGCCGTTTCCAAGATATTCAAATTACACCATGACCAAACAGGTTGAAAAGTACCGTTCTGAAGGAATGCCTGAACATTACGGTCTTCCAGCTACTGGTGCATTATTTAGGGCACATAACGATCCTGAAATTATTTCAATCATGAGGCAATGGTGGAGGGAAGTTGTAAACTACACTAATCAGGACCAGTTAAGTCTGCCTTATGTCATGTGGAAAAATAATTTTCACCCGTCAGTTTCGGATGTTTATTATTGGGTTAATGAATACTGGTCTAAAGAAGGAAGTTATCAACATAATTTTGAAATTGAAGATTATATAACTAGCAGAAATTTAATTGAATCTTTGGAGGGTAATATTAAAGATAAAAACACTTTAACTAAAGAGGAAATCAATTTGCTATTCAATGATATTGATGCACTTAGGGATGAAGCTAATGCATTAAACATAGCTCGTGATCATTGGGATAGACAGATTAGGGGAGTTAGAAATTCAACTTCTTGGAAATTAACTAGTAAGTTACGTAATATGCGAAATAGGGGAAACAATGACTAA
- a CDS encoding glycosyltransferase, with product MSFKNRLMSKIPASYILHKSSNKTEAKLIVKGYNAIRKNNLFDDEFYLNKYPKVKASGMDPLLHYIFFGFNEGKKPNKDFDGVFYKYHYDDVEINPLIHYALYGIDENRQIKVANEDLANFNDLNKTNILFVLHEKIGTIGGTGFTNLDIINSLDKRFGAFILTSDGEDVELWKFTSSLEKIANFNCHPKKYEFLDNRLAGIYEEILSKLDIKIIHINHLINHTFDLAEIANKKRIPYIVSIHDFYYICPSIHLINENYSYCEFKCKTCKFETILKDWQKYGFKLLENAYLNIVPSDSVIEIYKSVYPDLNNFKLIKHGRDIEKSNIEPELSKNPIKIAIPGHISQHKGSLLIKKIKNLDKDNALELHFMGTAIPNLNKYGINHGRYKRGDFNKVIAEINPSFIAILSTCPETFSHTLTESWKSGIPVIATNIGALKERVNKTGGGWLVDYKNPQKIYDKILSIDETDYLEKVENISKINFKSLKEMTDEYNKIYGEMSDEL from the coding sequence ATGAGTTTTAAGAATAGGTTAATGAGTAAAATTCCAGCTAGCTATATTTTACATAAATCATCCAATAAAACAGAGGCTAAGTTAATTGTTAAAGGATATAATGCGATTCGTAAAAATAACTTGTTTGATGATGAATTTTACTTAAATAAATATCCTAAAGTTAAAGCTTCAGGAATGGATCCTCTCCTTCATTATATTTTCTTCGGATTCAATGAGGGAAAAAAGCCAAATAAGGATTTTGATGGGGTATTTTATAAATATCACTATGATGATGTGGAGATTAATCCTTTAATTCACTATGCATTATATGGAATTGATGAAAACCGCCAGATTAAAGTAGCCAATGAAGATTTGGCCAATTTCAATGATTTAAATAAAACTAATATATTATTTGTTCTACATGAAAAAATAGGAACTATTGGAGGCACAGGCTTTACCAATCTGGATATTATAAACAGCTTGGATAAAAGATTTGGGGCATTTATTTTAACTTCTGATGGGGAAGATGTTGAGCTGTGGAAATTCACATCTTCTTTAGAAAAAATAGCTAATTTTAACTGTCATCCTAAAAAATATGAATTTTTAGACAATAGGTTAGCTGGTATTTACGAAGAAATCCTATCAAAATTAGATATTAAAATTATTCATATTAATCATTTAATTAACCATACTTTTGATCTAGCCGAAATAGCAAATAAAAAAAGAATTCCTTATATTGTAAGTATACATGATTTTTATTATATCTGTCCATCAATTCATTTAATCAATGAAAATTACAGTTATTGCGAGTTCAAATGTAAAACTTGCAAATTTGAAACTATTTTAAAGGATTGGCAAAAATACGGTTTTAAATTACTTGAAAATGCTTATTTAAATATTGTACCGTCTGATTCAGTAATTGAAATCTATAAATCGGTTTATCCGGATTTAAATAATTTTAAATTAATCAAACATGGGCGAGATATTGAAAAATCAAATATTGAACCTGAATTATCTAAAAATCCAATTAAAATAGCTATTCCTGGCCATATCTCACAGCATAAGGGATCTTTATTGATTAAAAAAATAAAAAATTTAGATAAGGACAATGCACTGGAACTGCACTTTATGGGAACTGCAATTCCAAATTTAAATAAATATGGGATAAATCATGGAAGGTATAAAAGGGGAGATTTTAATAAAGTAATAGCTGAAATCAATCCTTCATTTATAGCTATTTTATCAACATGTCCTGAAACATTCTCACATACATTAACCGAAAGCTGGAAATCAGGGATTCCAGTAATAGCTACAAACATTGGAGCACTAAAGGAAAGAGTTAATAAGACTGGTGGAGGATGGTTAGTGGATTATAAGAATCCGCAAAAAATATATGATAAGATTCTAAGTATTGATGAAACAGATTATCTGGAAAAAGTAGAAAATATATCCAAAATCAATTTTAAAAGCCTTAAAGAAATGACTGATGAATACAATAAGATATATGGGGAAATGTCTGATGAATTATAA
- a CDS encoding glycosyltransferase family 2 protein, whose product MNYKISVIVATYNSGDFLNEFLDSIKSQSLGFEDIEVIFVDDASTDDYTLDLLNNFNESYPNVSVIFLDENSGFPGTGRNRGLDLAGGEYVIFADHDDSYVENAFEVMYDKINENDMLISNFNQVFDDKVVKFKSLYKDTPTVCVKNIDEDRNLLRIPAAIWTRLFRKDFLVENNIRFLERMLCEDVYVATLGCLKAEGIIYLNDFYSYNYKIRDSEGNRSTIHIRNRKYIEAMLDGYYEIAKMLEKENKTGYGKEIFRQHLTSWLYTIVLSKLDYNDKKELFEKSYDIFKMYYTQDLYFKKRYNNLVDNILSKDFDKAVVEANKLEKTQENMNDRSFLSRLKRKLGR is encoded by the coding sequence ATGAATTATAAAATATCTGTAATAGTAGCTACTTACAACTCTGGCGATTTTTTAAATGAGTTTTTAGACTCAATTAAATCTCAGAGTTTGGGCTTTGAGGATATTGAGGTTATTTTTGTTGATGATGCTTCAACTGATGATTATACTTTGGATTTATTGAATAATTTCAATGAAAGCTACCCGAATGTTTCAGTTATTTTTTTAGATGAGAATTCAGGTTTTCCAGGAACTGGTAGGAACAGGGGTTTGGATTTGGCTGGCGGTGAGTATGTTATATTTGCTGATCATGATGACAGCTATGTGGAAAACGCTTTTGAAGTAATGTATGATAAAATAAATGAAAATGATATGCTGATATCTAATTTTAACCAGGTATTCGATGATAAAGTAGTTAAATTCAAATCATTATACAAAGACACTCCGACAGTCTGCGTTAAAAACATTGATGAGGATAGAAATCTTTTAAGAATTCCTGCAGCTATATGGACAAGATTATTCAGAAAGGATTTCCTGGTTGAAAATAATATCCGATTTTTAGAGAGGATGCTTTGTGAAGATGTTTATGTAGCCACTTTAGGTTGTTTAAAAGCAGAGGGAATAATTTATCTCAATGATTTCTATAGCTACAACTACAAAATCAGGGATTCTGAAGGAAACAGATCAACAATTCATATTAGAAACAGAAAATACATTGAAGCAATGTTGGACGGATATTATGAAATAGCTAAAATGCTTGAAAAGGAAAATAAAACAGGTTATGGAAAGGAAATATTTAGACAACATTTAACATCATGGTTATATACAATTGTATTAAGTAAATTAGATTATAATGATAAAAAAGAATTATTTGAAAAATCATATGACATTTTTAAAATGTATTATACACAAGATTTATACTTTAAAAAAAGGTATAATAACCTTGTTGACAATATTTTAAGTAAGGACTTTGATAAGGCTGTTGTTGAAGCAAATAAATTAGAAAAAACTCAAGAAAATATGAATGACAGAAGTTTTCTTTCAAGGTTAAAACGTAAATTGGGAAGATAA
- a CDS encoding glycosyltransferase family 2 protein, translating to MSYKVTVIIPTYNSVEFLDSTIASIMNQSIGFENIELIIVDDYSTDNTQELINHYCEKYENIKTFESGKKTGTPGRARNIGIANSTAEYIMFIDHDDNYLPESVEKLYNAVTENSCDVAIGKFQTFGEQKIVPEDWITHDVVLNSIDEDLRFFSINNIWRMIFPKDFLNKNEITFPEGVFAEDLTFMIDAFVNASKIVFINDIVYNFRLRTGDNSSTSLSKGMHYLDGLIEGYNNTVDVLKKNNACKYYDTIFNQHLSCWISDVALSETIDFEDKKELVNKSLKLFDEMGDVNPTPENNAIKSIITQIRARNLDEAYSLMGDYQLFRNRIHQLEVELAHKTQQIANLQTTKGWFKYKTKNIKQRLKKKI from the coding sequence ATGTCTTATAAAGTCACTGTTATTATTCCAACATACAATAGTGTAGAATTTTTAGATTCAACAATAGCTTCAATTATGAACCAGAGCATCGGATTTGAAAATATAGAACTGATTATTGTTGATGATTACTCTACTGACAACACACAGGAGTTAATAAACCACTATTGTGAAAAATATGAAAATATAAAAACCTTCGAATCAGGTAAAAAAACAGGAACACCAGGAAGAGCCAGAAACATAGGAATAGCCAATTCTACAGCAGAATATATAATGTTTATTGATCATGACGACAATTACCTGCCCGAAAGTGTTGAAAAGTTATACAATGCAGTTACTGAAAATTCATGTGATGTAGCTATCGGAAAATTCCAAACATTTGGAGAGCAAAAAATAGTTCCTGAAGACTGGATTACACATGATGTTGTTTTAAATTCAATTGATGAAGATTTACGCTTTTTTTCAATAAATAATATATGGAGAATGATATTTCCAAAAGATTTCCTTAATAAAAATGAAATAACTTTTCCGGAAGGAGTTTTTGCCGAAGATTTAACTTTTATGATTGATGCTTTTGTGAATGCCTCAAAAATAGTCTTTATAAATGATATTGTTTATAATTTCAGATTAAGAACTGGTGATAACAGCTCAACAAGTTTATCTAAAGGAATGCATTATTTAGATGGATTAATTGAAGGATATAATAATACAGTAGATGTACTTAAGAAAAACAATGCATGCAAATATTACGACACTATTTTTAACCAGCATTTAAGCTGCTGGATTAGTGATGTGGCTCTAAGTGAAACAATTGACTTTGAAGATAAAAAGGAGCTGGTAAATAAGTCACTTAAATTATTTGACGAAATGGGTGATGTTAATCCGACTCCTGAAAATAATGCAATTAAAAGTATAATAACCCAGATAAGAGCCAGAAATCTGGATGAAGCCTACAGTCTCATGGGTGATTATCAGCTATTTAGAAATAGAATCCATCAGCTGGAAGTTG
- a CDS encoding glycosyltransferase encodes MNLSKSIKSNPLAYIAMKSKANPKKISMYKKIYSRIKNLELIDKDKYLAIHDDCKTQDMDVNLHYLYYGVKDDLATQQSYITDVFNLEFYKNRYSVENPVFDYVLEGFFKNNQINVFDSRYVNTLETPIFNQYYGGQNDKLLSEVKDNCYITDKRTLIPYIQLEKPIYSDKIRIGVFTNDPFENLAPCPYIRLHAPFNQLSKSDKYTFFMYGMDSYVMMDIDNILRSKLFDIVVVQRILPFLDLLLARCKKHGIKVVYETDDDLLGVEKNSPSFEYVDSVRSQITNFIDNADAVTVTTPNLASKFDSDKTMIIHNYYVNTVFDVKKDIKRGGKLKLGYYGTLTHSKDLFLIKDVILKLKEKYDFDFEVIGGFNAEDNVCEDWYDAVELPSNNMCFEVFMPWLSKVANWDVALVPLENSKFNLGKSELKYIELAVLGIPGVYSDMPVYNGVVKDGINGLLAKDTEEWVLKIEKLLLDLSLRENIRKNALEDVLKNYSLDDVVSMWDELFSKLI; translated from the coding sequence ATGAATTTGTCTAAATCAATTAAAAGCAATCCTTTGGCTTACATAGCCATGAAATCAAAAGCCAATCCTAAAAAGATTTCAATGTATAAAAAAATTTATTCAAGGATTAAAAATTTGGAATTAATTGATAAAGACAAATATTTGGCTATTCATGATGACTGCAAAACTCAGGATATGGATGTTAACCTTCATTATCTCTATTATGGAGTTAAAGATGATTTGGCTACTCAGCAGTCATATATCACAGATGTATTTAACCTTGAATTTTATAAAAACAGATATAGTGTTGAAAATCCTGTTTTTGATTATGTTTTAGAAGGATTTTTTAAAAACAATCAAATCAATGTTTTTGACAGTAGGTATGTCAATACACTTGAAACTCCTATCTTCAATCAGTATTATGGGGGTCAAAATGATAAACTGCTTTCGGAAGTTAAAGATAATTGCTATATAACTGATAAGCGAACTTTAATTCCATATATTCAGCTTGAAAAACCTATATATTCAGATAAAATTAGAATTGGTGTTTTTACAAATGATCCTTTTGAAAATTTGGCCCCATGTCCATATATCCGACTTCATGCCCCATTTAATCAGCTAAGCAAATCTGATAAATACACCTTTTTCATGTATGGTATGGATAGCTATGTTATGATGGATATAGACAATATTTTAAGGTCTAAGCTATTTGATATTGTTGTTGTCCAAAGAATTTTGCCGTTTTTGGATTTGTTACTGGCCAGATGCAAAAAGCATGGTATTAAAGTTGTTTATGAAACTGATGATGATTTGTTGGGTGTTGAAAAAAACAGTCCTTCTTTTGAATATGTTGACAGTGTCAGAAGTCAAATAACTAATTTCATTGATAATGCAGATGCAGTAACTGTTACCACTCCTAATTTAGCTTCCAAATTTGATTCAGATAAGACTATGATAATACATAATTATTATGTAAATACTGTTTTTGATGTTAAAAAAGATATTAAAAGAGGTGGTAAATTAAAGTTAGGGTATTATGGAACATTAACTCATTCTAAAGATTTGTTTTTAATTAAAGATGTTATTTTAAAGCTTAAAGAAAAATATGATTTTGATTTTGAGGTAATCGGAGGCTTTAATGCAGAGGATAATGTATGTGAAGACTGGTATGATGCTGTTGAGCTTCCTTCAAATAATATGTGTTTTGAGGTATTTATGCCATGGCTTTCAAAAGTGGCTAATTGGGATGTTGCATTAGTTCCTTTGGAGAATTCAAAATTTAATTTGGGAAAAAGTGAATTAAAATATATTGAATTGGCAGTATTGGGGATTCCAGGCGTTTATAGTGATATGCCTGTTTATAATGGTGTGGTTAAAGATGGTATCAATGGTTTATTAGCGAAGGATACTGAAGAATGGGTTTTAAAAATTGAAAAATTGCTTTTGGATTTGTCTTTAAGAGAAAATATTCGTAAAAACGCTCTGGAGGATGTTTTAAAAAATTATTCTTTAGATGATGTTGTAAGTATGTGGGATGAACTATTTTCAAAATTGATTTAA
- a CDS encoding glycosyltransferase family 2 protein produces MTKHLINFLIKSNFDFRKAMKNYKYYGAIEESGLFDEKFYSKTYDDVKGDGLTHYLVKGYLEGRLPSLDFDPDFYNNNYPDVHRAQLNPLLHYIAHGKDEGKIFQYAYSVRRKEEICETNSVFLTNYEFDTEPLVSIIILTRNGLGHLKRLFKDFDKKTNYSNYEIIVVDNASADESVSYLKNLDLPIRIIENEENVSFSKGNNDAAKIANGEYILLLNNDIEPTYGWLNEMVGAIVNDEDAASVGAKLVFPFYENNRKKSFRIQHSGDIFAERMYPCCLYAINKSNDHLDIFDSSLTKNAQCVAVTGAVDLIDKKVYDELGGLDEDYIYGLEDVDFSLKLHKKGYKTILASNALLFHHESSTRVKSKDYEDNDKHNYKVFWSKWGNYLSKNMLLDKIHDNKFFTQKKLKITIVDENYHDNFEFLSKISKGFNELGFTVELISDLENMYIGNSSDILLCLSEDYDLENMVARDDIVRVFISQNSKDNPKGYDIVVSDENKTFDSKYNFAIKDNFVKEFLENLEDILIKSDGFL; encoded by the coding sequence ATGACTAAACATTTGATTAATTTCTTGATTAAATCCAATTTTGATTTTAGAAAAGCCATGAAAAATTATAAATATTATGGGGCTATTGAAGAATCCGGGCTTTTTGATGAAAAGTTTTACTCTAAAACTTATGATGATGTTAAGGGGGACGGTTTAACTCATTATCTGGTTAAAGGATACTTGGAAGGAAGGCTTCCGAGTCTGGATTTTGACCCCGACTTTTATAATAATAATTATCCTGATGTTCACAGGGCTCAGTTAAATCCTTTACTTCATTATATTGCTCATGGAAAAGATGAAGGCAAAATATTTCAATATGCATATTCTGTTAGGAGAAAAGAGGAAATTTGCGAAACAAATTCAGTATTCTTAACTAATTATGAATTTGACACAGAACCTCTGGTTTCTATTATCATACTGACAAGAAATGGTTTAGGTCACCTTAAAAGATTATTTAAAGATTTTGATAAGAAAACCAATTATTCAAATTATGAAATTATTGTTGTGGATAACGCCTCAGCAGATGAATCTGTCAGCTATTTGAAAAATCTGGATTTGCCAATTAGAATAATTGAAAATGAGGAAAATGTCAGCTTTTCAAAAGGAAACAATGATGCAGCCAAAATAGCCAACGGGGAATATATATTACTTTTAAACAATGATATTGAACCTACTTACGGATGGCTTAATGAAATGGTGGGAGCTATTGTTAATGATGAGGATGCAGCGTCTGTAGGTGCGAAATTGGTTTTTCCATTTTATGAAAACAACAGGAAAAAGTCATTTAGAATTCAGCATAGTGGTGACATCTTTGCAGAAAGGATGTATCCTTGCTGTTTATATGCAATCAATAAAAGTAATGACCATTTAGACATTTTTGACTCTTCACTTACAAAGAATGCCCAATGTGTTGCAGTTACAGGAGCTGTTGACCTAATTGATAAAAAAGTCTATGATGAGCTTGGGGGTCTTGACGAAGATTATATTTACGGCCTTGAAGATGTTGATTTTTCATTAAAATTACATAAAAAGGGTTATAAAACCATTTTAGCTTCCAATGCTTTACTTTTCCATCATGAATCAAGTACAAGGGTTAAATCCAAAGATTATGAAGATAATGATAAACATAATTACAAAGTATTTTGGTCTAAATGGGGAAATTATCTTTCTAAAAATATGCTTTTAGATAAAATACATGATAACAAATTTTTCACTCAAAAGAAACTTAAAATTACAATAGTTGATGAAAATTATCATGATAATTTTGAATTTTTATCTAAAATTTCCAAAGGCTTCAATGAATTGGGTTTTACAGTTGAGCTGATTTCGGATCTGGAAAACATGTATATTGGAAACTCTTCAGATATTTTGCTTTGTCTATCTGAGGATTATGATTTGGAAAATATGGTGGCCAGGGATGATATTGTCAGGGTATTTATTTCACAAAACAGTAAAGATAATCCCAAAGGTTATGATATTGTAGTATCTGATGAAAATAAGACTTTTGATTCCAAATATAATTTTGCAATTAAAGATAATTTTGTTAAAGAATTTTTGGAGAATTTGGAAGATATTTTAATAAAAAGTGACGGATTTTTATGA